In the genome of Fulvivirga maritima, one region contains:
- a CDS encoding helix-turn-helix domain-containing protein — MAIKKEILQKRLGERIAYLRTTKGLNQTELAHYCNKDRQSINRLEKGKVNPSIYYLLQISNALEINMSELFNFDLK; from the coding sequence ATGGCTATCAAGAAAGAAATATTGCAGAAACGACTCGGAGAAAGGATAGCTTATTTAAGAACAACGAAAGGGCTGAACCAAACAGAATTAGCACACTATTGCAACAAGGATAGGCAAAGTATCAACCGTTTAGAGAAGGGTAAGGTAAATCCATCCATCTATTACCTTTTACAGATATCAAATGCTTTGGAAATTAATATGAGTGAGCTTTTCAATTTTGACTTGAAATAG